One stretch of Sinorhizobium fredii DNA includes these proteins:
- a CDS encoding thermonuclease family protein has protein sequence MIIAAGGWLAFGGAGDLSGVLALTYMPPTDTSAAAFSFCGDSTRKNCVVDGDTFWFKGEKIRIADIDTPELSPPRCEAERIKGEAAKARLLALLNAGKFSLSAGWSDEDKYGRKLRTVTRGGRSLGDSLIDEGLARRWDGARHGWCG, from the coding sequence ATCATCATTGCTGCGGGAGGATGGCTTGCCTTCGGCGGGGCTGGCGATCTCTCGGGTGTCCTCGCTCTCACCTACATGCCTCCGACGGATACGTCGGCGGCCGCGTTTTCATTCTGCGGCGATAGCACGCGAAAGAACTGCGTCGTCGATGGCGACACGTTCTGGTTCAAGGGGGAGAAGATCCGCATCGCGGATATCGACACGCCGGAACTCAGCCCGCCGCGCTGCGAGGCGGAACGGATCAAAGGCGAGGCGGCGAAGGCACGCCTGCTGGCGCTGCTCAATGCCGGAAAATTCTCGCTATCGGCCGGTTGGAGCGACGAGGACAAATACGGCCGCAAGCTCCGTACCGTCACGCGAGGAGGGCGCTCACTAGGAGACAGTCTCATCGATGAAGGCCTCGCGAGGCGCTGGGATGGCGCAAGACACGGGTGGTGCGGCTAA